One genomic window of Salvia miltiorrhiza cultivar Shanhuang (shh) chromosome 4, IMPLAD_Smil_shh, whole genome shotgun sequence includes the following:
- the LOC131021127 gene encoding uncharacterized protein LOC131021127 produces the protein MENAAAFEDFITRDMEKFCKAYFSNTPKTDVLDNNISETFNGFIFNARGKHIIHICEEIRTSLMCRKVKKLTSVKDSADNLCPNVRKKLKSLMFESRNCISFSAVGGKFEIQLNADRFVVDVEEMTCACMVWQLVGIPCVLSICAIQFMGREVSDFVHEYYSISKYLEACRVGIEPINEHVLWPEVEGFTVKPHVVRRMAGRPKLKRKGQ, from the coding sequence ATGGAGAATGCAGCTGCTTTTGAAGACTTCATCACAAGGGATATGGAAAAGTTCTGTAAGGCCTACTTCTCTAACACCCCTAAAACTGATGTACTTGACAATAACATCAGTGAAACATTTAATGGATTCATTTTTAATGCAAGGGGTAAACACATAATTCATATTTGTGAAGAGATTAGGACCTCTCTTATGTGTAGAAAGGTGAAAAAGTTGACCTCAGTGAAAGATAGTGCTGATAATCTCTGTCCTAATGTGAGAAAAAAGCTGAAATCACTTATGTTTGAGAGTAGGAATTGTATCTCATTTTCAGCTGTTGGTGGGAAGTTTGAAATTCAATTGAATGCTGATAGGTTTGTAGTAGATGTTGAAGAGATGACTTGTGCATGTATGGTGTGGCAGTTGGTTGGAATCCCCTGTGTACTTAGCATATGTGCCATTCAGTTTATGGGTAGGGAGGTTAGTGACTTTGTTCATGAGTACTACTCCATTAGTAAGTATTTGGAAGCATGTAGAGTGGGAATAGAGCCCATTAATGAACATGTGCTATGGCCAGAGGTTGAGGGGTTCACTGTAAAGCCTCATGTGGTTAGAAGGATGGCAGGTAGACCCAAGTTAAAAAGAAAAGGTCAGTAG